Proteins encoded in a region of the Triticum dicoccoides isolate Atlit2015 ecotype Zavitan chromosome 3A, WEW_v2.0, whole genome shotgun sequence genome:
- the LOC119272566 gene encoding cysteine proteinase EP-B 2 → MGQLSKNLLVASMVAAVLAVAAVELCGAIPLEDKDLESEEALWDLYERWQTAHRVPRHHAEKHRRFGTFKSNAHFVHSHNKRGDRPYRLRLNRFGDMSQAEFRATFVGDFRRDTLATPPSVPGFMYAAVNVSDLPPSVDWRQKGAVTGVKDQGKCGSCWAFSTVVSVEGINAIRTGSLVSLSEQELIDCDTADNEGCQGGLMDNAFEYIKSNGGLITEAAYPYRAAQGTCNVARAAQNSPVVVHIDGHQDVPANSEESLAQAVANQPVSVAVEASGKAFMFYSEGVFTGSCGTELDHGVAVVGYGVAEDGKAYWTVKNSWGPSWGEQGYIRVEKDSGAAGGLCGIAMEASYPVKTDSKPKPTPRRALGAWESQ, encoded by the coding sequence ATGGGGCAGCTTAGCAAGAACCTTCTGGTGGCGTCCATGGTGGCGGCCGTGCTGGccgtggcggcggtggagctgtgcgGCGCCATCCCGCTGGAGGACAAGGACCTGGAGTCGGAGGAGGCGCTGTGGGACCTGTACGAGCGGTGGCAGACCGCGCACCGCGTGCCCCGCCACCACGCCGAGAAGCACCGCCGCTTCGGCACCTTCAAGTCCAACGCCCACTTCGTCCACTCCCACAACAAGCGCGGCGACCGCCCCTACCGCCTCCGCCTCAACCGCTTCGGCGACATGAGCCAGGCCGAGTTCCGCGCCACCTTCGTCGGCGACTTCCGCCGCGACACCCTGGCCACGCCGCCGTCCGTCCCCGGATTCATGTACGCCGCCGTGAACGTGTCCGACCTGCCGCCGTCCGTGGACTGGCGGCAGAAGGGCGCCGTGACGGGCGTCAAGGACCAGGGCAAGTGCGGTAGCTGCTGGGCCTTCTCCACGGTGGTGTCCGTGGAAGGCATCAACGCCATCCGCACGGGCAGCCTCGTGTCCCTCTCGGAGCAGGAGCTCATCGACTGCGACACGGCGGACAACGAAGGGTGCCAGGGCGGGCTCATGGACAACGCCTTCGAGTACATCAAGAGCAACGGCGGGCTCATCACCGAGGCTGCCTACCCGTACCGCGCCGCCCAAGGCACCTGCAACGTCGCGAGAGCGGCCCAGAATTCCCCCGTGGTGGTGCACATCGACGGGCACCAGGACGTGCCGGCCAACAGCGAGGAGTCGCTGGCCCAGGCGGTGGCGAACCAGCCCGTGTCCGTGGCCGTCGAGGCCAGCGGGAAGGCGTTCATGTTCTACTCCGAGGGGGTCTTCACCGGCAGCTGCGGCACGGAGCTGGACCACGGCGTCGCGGTGGTCGGGTACGGCGTGGCAGAGGACGGCAAGGCGTACTGGACGGTGAAGAACTCGTGGGGGCCGTCGTGGGGGGAGCAGGGCTACATCAGGGTGGAGAAGGATTCCGGCGCCGCGGGCGGGCTCTGCGGCATCGCCATGGAGGCGTCCTACCCCGTCAAGACCGACAGCAAGCCCAAGCCCACGCCCAGGCGCGCGCTCGGCGCCTGGGAGTCGCAGTGA